A single window of Helicobacter pylori NCTC 11637 = CCUG 17874 = ATCC 43504 = JCM 12093 DNA harbors:
- the hopF gene encoding Hop family outer membrane protein HopF, with protein MKNHSFKKTIALSLLASMSLCNAEEDGAFFVIDYQTSLARQELKNPGFTQAQELKQLIRDGAVRLQTSAIPLSYYLDILGNKTATLLRESLKNNAQPSQPNGQSTPNPALVNLERSLGILGKLLDLSQQYANQGVIKPLVVDVGKEQIGITDSMLLVAQNIVLALGQVDLSKIQQNKNNGNGQLYENIMKVMLLGAGGTNGAYNGVSVGDIATGMQNFSSQTGLIGANSTVSELNALIKSGISLDRETLRLGSFIEKNICSSASSCFTGSQLIYKKGLDRTINIINAVLGQFESSASSLYKISYIPNLFSLKDYQSASMNGFGAKMGYKQFFTHKKNIGLRYYGFLDYGYANFGDTNLKVGANLVTYGVGTDFLYNVYERSRRRERTTIGLFFGAQIAGQTWSTNVTNLLSGQRPDVKSSSFQFLFDLGVRTNFAKTNFNKHRLDQGIEFGVKIPVIAHKYFATQGSSASYMRNFSFYVGYSVGF; from the coding sequence TTGAAAAACCACTCCTTTAAAAAAACGATCGCTCTTTCCTTACTAGCGAGCATGTCTTTGTGTAACGCTGAAGAAGATGGGGCGTTTTTTGTCATAGATTACCAGACGAGTTTGGCCAGACAGGAATTGAAAAATCCAGGCTTCACCCAAGCGCAAGAATTAAAGCAGTTAATCAGAGATGGGGCTGTGAGGTTGCAAACTTCTGCCATTCCCTTATCCTACTACTTGGATATTTTAGGGAATAAAACAGCAACTCTTTTGCGTGAAAGCCTGAAAAACAATGCGCAACCATCACAGCCAAACGGACAAAGCACGCCAAACCCAGCCTTAGTCAATTTAGAGCGATCTCTAGGGATTTTAGGAAAACTATTGGATCTATCCCAACAATACGCTAATCAGGGTGTCATTAAGCCTTTGGTGGTGGATGTGGGGAAAGAACAAATCGGTATTACTGATAGCATGCTCTTGGTGGCTCAAAACATCGTTTTAGCTTTAGGGCAAGTGGATTTGAGCAAAATCCAACAAAATAAAAATAATGGTAACGGACAGCTATACGAAAACATCATGAAAGTCATGCTTTTAGGTGCGGGCGGGACTAATGGAGCGTATAATGGCGTGAGTGTGGGCGATATTGCCACAGGCATGCAAAATTTTTCTTCGCAAACGGGCTTGATAGGGGCTAATTCTACGGTTAGCGAGCTCAACGCTTTGATTAAGAGCGGGATTTCTTTAGATCGTGAGACTTTGAGGTTAGGGAGTTTTATTGAAAAAAATATTTGTAGCAGTGCATCGTCTTGTTTTACTGGGAGTCAGCTTATCTATAAGAAAGGGCTAGATAGAACCATAAACATCATTAATGCGGTATTAGGTCAGTTTGAATCTTCGGCTAGTTCTCTTTATAAGATTTCTTATATCCCTAACCTCTTTTCGCTCAAAGATTACCAGTCAGCGAGCATGAACGGCTTTGGGGCTAAGATGGGTTATAAACAATTTTTCACCCATAAGAAAAATATTGGCTTAAGGTATTACGGGTTTTTGGATTATGGCTATGCGAATTTTGGCGATACGAATTTAAAAGTGGGAGCGAATCTTGTTACTTATGGGGTAGGAACGGATTTTTTATACAACGTGTATGAACGCTCTAGAAGGAGGGAAAGGACTACAATCGGCCTTTTCTTTGGCGCTCAAATTGCAGGGCAAACTTGGAGCACTAATGTAACGAACTTATTGAGCGGGCAAAGGCCTGATGTCAAGTCTAGTTCGTTCCAATTCTTGTTTGATTTGGGCGTGCGCACCAACTTTGCAAAAACCAATTTCAACAAGCACAGGCTAGACCAAGGGATAGAATTTGGGGTGAAAATCCCTGTTATCGCTCATAAATATTTCGCAACCCAAGGCTCAAGCGCGAGCTATATGAGGAATTTTAGCTTCTATGTGGGCTATTCAGTCGGTTTTTAA